CATCACCTCCTTGAGGAAGTTGTCCTGCTCCCTCAGCTCCTCCGCCGTCAcgtcctcctccctgccagtcACCCTCTGGTAGTTGTCCAGCAGTTTAATGAAGCTTGCGTAGGTGGGTTTGGAGAAGAGCTCCTCATTGACGTATTTGTAGAGCCTAGGAGAGAGCGGATCCTGCACTCAGCGGGGAAGCAGAGGTCCCCTCCAAAACCAGCCCCGCAGCCTGCCCGGCTGGCTGGTCTCTGTCGTGGTGACCCCTGGCCACCCCCCGAGGATGCTGGCGCACACTCACGGCTGCGGGGAGCGGTCCTCCTGGTCACCTGTCTCGTCGGGGGAGGCCTGGTACTGGGGGTTAATGGCGATGTCGGTCGGCCGGGCTTTGTTGTGATCTGCCTTGTAAAGCTGCTCCGAGATGTGCAAGAGGTCCTCGTCAGCGATGGCGTCCCGGCTGCTGGAGAAACCCACtgcaaggagaggcaggaggctggcaagagcagacagcagctcctggggctgccGATTAGCTGCCCACGGAGAAGCGAGGGTGATGCAGCACCTGATGCTGCACCGATGCACGGGTGTCACGACCCTGGGACACCGTGAGAGCCGGGTGCTCAGCACGGAGGGTTAAGGGGTGCAGGGGCGGCAGGGGGGTCCCAACCCTCACCAACCCCACGCCCCAGGGAAAAGAGCTGGCCACAGGGCTGCAGGCACGGGAGCCTTTCGTTAAGcactgggagagctgggaagcgTCAGTCCCCGTCTCCCAGGCACGACGCTGCTCTTTGCAACACGTCTGCTGGGATCAGCCCCCTCTCGATCTCCCACGTTTCAGGTGCGCGGCGACCAGGGGATGCAAACGCCAGCTTGCCCCTGCCTCTGGCCGCTCTGCGCCTGCCTGCTTCACCTGGCTCTGGTGAAGGGAGATAACGCTGCTGGTAAATAGGCAGGCAATGCTGGGGCTCTCGCTGCACCGTCTGCTCAGCAACGACACGCAGTGGCTCGGAGCGGCTGGCAACGGGGCGGTACGGGCACATATGTGGCCAGAAACCAGCGCGAAACCCCGACGCTATCGACCCCCAAGAGCCACAGGCGGCAGAGGAGCGAGCTGCCCCGAGGTGCGCGGGGTGAAACCAGGGTGGTGGTTTATTGCCGTTGCTCAGAAGCGGAACTACTCACCGCGGGCGCGCGCTGCCTCCTCGGCCCATTCTCCACCTGCgtggagccggggggggggaagaaaaaggaactcAGAGTGACGGAGACACGGGCTGACACACACGCAAATGCACAGCGGCACGGGCAGAGACACGCTTGCAACCAACCCCTTTGCACCCCATAGCTGGGGTCTGGCAGCCTCAGGGGGAGAGCGGCTCCCCCAAGCCTCCCCGTCGCCCGAGGGTGCTCACCGGGTCGGCAGTGCCTGTAGTAATCCTCGCAGCAGTTGCGGTACCTCTCGCACTCAGCGTTGCAGTGGCACTCGTCCTCCTTGCTGTAGGGCTCCTCGCAGCGTCCCTTGCAGGAGTCGGGGGCTGTGTACAGGTCTTTGGGAGAAAGAAACAACAGCGTGGTCCGCGGGACGGACTGACCACCCTGCCCCATCCAGCCCACGACCTGAGACCATCCTTCCTTCTGCCCACGCTCCCCTCCTGAGAGAGCCTGAAGGACCAGGCTCCTACCCTGGAGCTATTTGGGATCCTTTGTCAGCGTTTAGGGGTGGCATTTTGACCGGCTGAATCCTTGGGATGCACATCGCCATGGGTCACTCCTCTTCAGCCGTGGACGTCCACCACGTCAGGGCCACTTCACACCAGGAAACACGTTCTTGGGTCCCCACCATTAATTGCTCCTTCTGATTCACCCTTTTAATGCCAGGCTTAGCAAGAGTGCCCCAGGTCCTGCCGTCTCCAGGCCGGAGGAGGAGTGCCACATTCCAGACACCCTTATTTGTAACCCGACCGTCGTTCTTTCTGCAATGCTGGGAAAACTGGGAACTCCTTCCCGAGCTATTTATATGATAAATGTGTCACTGAGCATGTGCTTTATTACACATGGTGGCAAAGCTAAAAATAATGCAGCAACTCAAGCTGTGCTTTGAATAGGGCAAGTGCCACATCTCAGATGGACGATGGACATTTGCCGTCAAGCAAAGAGGGGCTGTAGGAGACCAAGATGTTGGGTTTGTACTAGGAGACAACCCAGAGACTGTGAGCTTAGGGAAGGTGCCTTATCTTCTGTGCTGCCCATCAGCTCCTGACAGGAGGAACGGGACAGCAGGCAGCCCGGGCATGGCTTTCTCGGCAACCCTTTACTCCAGCCAGGAAGGTGACCATCTCCAAGGAGGTGCCGAGAAGCCATGTCCCAACCAAGCTTCCAGCCTGCAAAGCGATCCTTGGAGGAAAGGGTGGTGCTTTCCCTTGCAAACCTGCAATCACGCAACATCTTAAACACCTCTGGGTTGCCTGCCTTGAACTCCAGCAGGTGAAACATGCCCTCAGGGCAAATCCTGATACAGCAGCGATGAGACTGACGTCCAAGTGTCATGCTTGCTGGCTTCTCTCTGCACCCGCGTTGCTTGCTCTGTTGTCTTCCATTTTACCCAAATTATTTGTGCTTTTCAGAATCAGGTAATCAAGGTCCCACATGTGCTGATGAGAGAGGAAGAACCTCTTCGCCCCACCAGCCAACCCAGCCCAGGCTGGCTGACCGTGCGgcaagggcacgctgctgactcccGTTTGGCTTCTCGccaccaggtccttttccgcaAATCCACTTTATAGCAAGAGGGGTGTTAGTAGGAAGGGGTTGCTTCAGACGCTCCTGGAGGCCATCTGCCCTTGGTGCTACTTTAGTCCCACCTTTGCTCGTACTGATGCAGGAAGAACCGGGAAGGgctgcagagggaaggggcaCCCGTGGTTTGGGTGGAGAGCGATGCTCGTGGTGTCCAGACACCCCAGCCTCACCAGTCCacgcagcagagcagccaggtcTGGAGCTCTGATGCAGTCGGCAGAAGTGATCCCTGTCCCCAGGACAGCACCCCTCTCGCCCCCAAAGCGGCAGTCGGGATAAGTCAACCTGAATCACGCATCCAGGCTCATTTTCCAGCAGCAGTCCCGGAGGGATTGTGCAAGGCAGGAACTACCCACACATAAGTCACCGCTGAGATGTTCCCGGTCCTGGGGCATGTGCTGCCAGAGCATGTCGCAGCAAAACACCAATACTGGGGTGTGCAGTGACTCAGCCAAGGCCGGGAGCCCTGCAGAGTCCTTGGAGGAGCGAGCTCAGCATCGTCCCATTTCCCGCGGGGCTCAGCTGCAGGGTGCCGAGGCTTCTCCCCGCACGGGGAACgtgaggagggcaggggggaCGGCTGCAGGAGGGTGTTTGCTCCTCCTCAGACAGGCATGAACCTAAATAGCTGCAGAGCAGTCGGCCACTTGTGATGGTCAAGTTCAGAGGGGCTGCTGGAGCTTTTGGGGAGAGAAGGGCTGCCGGGAGAGCTGGCAACGCTGCAGCCAAGGGACGGTGGCTGGAGCAGAAGGACACGGCCAGCAGTGCTCAGCACAGCGCATCCGCACTCAACTACTCAGTCAATATTTGGCTGGTCCGGCCAGTAGATATTTTCTGGCTGCACAAAGCCagacaaatatttctttctcatttttagcCCTTCAGCCAGATCCATCCCTCCCCAAGCACAGCTTTTTTGACGAGAACAAACTCATTTTCGTTTCCACCAAAAAAGTTTTGACCGAGAAAACACGGGCTATTTCCTGAGCAGCTCCATTCACCAAGGTGAGGGGAAATGTCTGAGACATGACGGagccctcccagcagctcccagctcggTTTAGTACATGAACATGAGTTACGGCTCGTGTCAGAGCAGCGTCTGCGAGTCCCTGGCCTGACTCAAGACCTCGCCGCGCTGTGCAAACACAGACCGAAGATCAACCCTGCCTCTAAAAGGGCCCATTTGAAGGACAAATTAACTTGCAACAAAAGAGCTATTGGTAGACTGAGCTCCCCAAATATTTAGTTACATGCTCCTGGCCCCCAAAACCACATATAACCCTGGGTGCAAGCTCTCTGTGAGGTGATCAGGCAAAATCTCCCACCACTGTCCTGCCTAGCCGAGGAGAAGCAAAGTTACTACACGGTGGAGGTGTTACAGCTCAGACGGGTCCACCAGGGTGATGCTCCGATAGCTCTGGTCCAAAGCGTGTGCCAAGGACAGACCACGACACGAGCCAGGAAAGCTgcccagcttcccagccatgGTAAGCCCAGTTATTCCTTCAAGCAAGAATAACTCAGCACTTGCGTTAAACAAGATGAGACCATGGCAAATCCTCCTGCTTCCAGGGCAACCCAATGGCTGgtttgcagcagaagcagctcctcTTCTGCGCTGGCCTTGCGAAACTCCTCACCATTAATTCCGAGGGGAGTCATCCGCTTCTGAAGCATCAGATACAGCCCTCTGGCAGCGTCAGAAGTGACGAAACTCCCTTCTTGCAAATAGATCACAGTTCACATTTTGTGCAAGAAGACGGCGATGAAGGCACCTAGTCACGTGCAGGATCCTGGTCAACTGGGAGTCAAAACCTGATGCCCACAAGCCACTCCTTGTTGCAGCATCTGCCTTAAAGACAGAGCTATTCTTTATCATCTCTCCAAGCCTGTCTCCTCTCGTAACAACCGTGGAGTCGTGAAGGGCAAAACACCCGAGTTCACGTTGCATTTTCCGTTGCATCTGACTGGCTCCTCCGCTCACCTCCAGCGGCCGCGGGGGGGATTGTGGATAaggtattagaaaaatatttcccttcaTCCTCGCCCGGTGTGGGAGGATGAAGGAGCCAGAGGAAGGAGGGCTTACATGACGAAAGCACAGCAAGATGCACCAGGAAGCAACTGGTGGACAAGGCTGAAGACCAGGGGAAGTCTCAACCCATCAAAGGGAAGGATAAACCACCCTCATCACCAGCTGAGTCCCCCAGAGCTCGAGGAAGCCCTCCAGCATGAAAACACCCCTCACTTTTTCCCCTGTGAAGCTCTGCTGGATCCAGCCTCGCAAGGAACCAGCTGCCCCAGTACAGCCGAGCTCCTGGCTTACGGCAGCGCCCTCAGCACCGTCTGCTTTCAACCCATCGTTGGCCCCTTCCCATCGGATGCACCAGCTGGTTTAGCCCCTCTGCCAAAGCAAGGCTCCATTACTCACTGCCAGACACGCAGCCCAGGGCTATTCCTGCCCCGACAAGGAGGATCCAGGTCTTCATCGTCCCGTAGACGGCAGGCTGGGCGTTTCGGAGCGTCCCGGAGAGCAGGTTGGGAATGACGGTGCTCCCTGGCGCTCCCTGCTATATGTGGGGCCCCTGGGAgcgcggaggggagggaggagcgTGATGCCACTGAGGACTTCACAGGCAGGCTGTACCCAAACTTTGCCAAAACTCATTATGTGCACAGCTTAATTATAGGCTGCCCGGAGTGGGAGGAGGGCTGGTAAATCCAGTATCCCAGTATTGCTCCACTCCTCACGTGCATGGCCCCTGGGGGGTGATTGAGGAGCACGGGGAAAGCTTCTCAGTGGGGTCTTTGCCCACCCAGAGCCCAGCGAGTCCATTAGAGATGCGAGCTGGTGCTCAGTGCCACAGCTTGGTCCCTCGGTGTGCCACATGTTCCCGCGCAACTGGTGCTAACTGGGAGCAACTTTCTGCTCCCCAGTTAATTGGAGGTAGTGACCTCTCCTTCCTCagctgctccctctggaggctgTGCCCCCCCTTACGGCACAGACCAGCCTTGGTTGAAGCCTCCAGGTCCTCCAGCAGCACAAAGAAACCCTGAGACATAACCACAAGCCAGGCTTCAGCATCAAGGCTGCTCAGGGAGTAGGTTTTGTGGACTGTCCCAGTGTGGTCTCACTCCTGAGGCAAGCCCAGAGCTGGTCCATCCCCACCCTGCGTGGGGCTGCCCTTCTCCAGGGAGCCTCCACAGCCCCGGGTAACGCCGAGGGGGAGCTCAGCCCATGCCTGGCGTGGTCACCAGGCtcttccctgcccacagcagggccagcccaggcTCAATTCAGTGCATCCCAGTGGAAGATGTTCCCAGATGGTGGGTGTTTTGGCAGGAGAGACAGCTTTCCATGCTACCACAACCTGGGGGGGGACCCTGCTCCCACCGGTTCCCAGTCCTGGAGCGTGTCGTACATGCTGACGAGTACACCCAAAGGCATGGGAGTGATCAGACTGGAACAGGTCAGCGCCCATCCTGCCTCCAAGGGCATCTTCAAGCTGCCTCGGAGCCGTGGCACAGCCTCTCAGTTTTCAAAGGGGCATCGCAATCGTCCCTGAGCCGATCTCCATCCACAACCCTCCGCTGCCCAGCTCAGCCGCTCATGGGGCTGCACTCAAAACCACACTGGGAAAATAACCCAGACCTAACTCACCATCCTTCTGGAGGTTGGTTTAAAAACTGCTATTTTCCCCTTCTGGTCTGGGGAGCGGTGCACCGAGGCGAGCAGGAAGGAACCTCCTCAACCCGTTTTGCTGCTGGAGGATGTTGGAGATGAAGTTCAGCTCTTCCACACATCTCCCTGTCTCTTCCCAGCCACGGTCCCTCAAGGGCTGGCATGGGCTGACCTCAACTCATCCATCAGGGAGCATGGTTGTATTGTCCGCATCACCCTTCCTTGTCTTTCCAGGAAAATAATAAAGAGACCAACAGCGCGTGTTGGTGCTGCACCTGAGGGTCCGTCACAGGCACCAGCTGGTTTCTGGCTTCTCCTCACACGGTGACGTGGTTTCTCAGGAAGCCTCATCACAACCCTTGCCCAAAGCCCAAATGATTTATACCAGCCTCTTCTCCACCTCCTCGCCGGTGCACTGTAACAGACCCGGGAACGGCCCAGTACTGGCTGGTCCCTTGTGGTCCGTGTCCCTCTGGTTTGGCCGGGTGTTTGCCTGGGAAGACTCCCCAGCCGCAGGCTCCTGGAGCTTCTGTAAACAGCCCCGGGCTCTCCTGGGCTGCCTGCCCCAGCGGCTGCCAGACGGCCACGCTCCCGACGCTTTCATCGCCAGAAGCAGCAGGTCCGGGGCAGGGTTTCCCCACCGAGGAGGGGATCGCTCCCTGTGCATCTCCACCTCGGCAGGTGATAACTCATCTCCAGACACCACCTGAGCCAAGGGGAGGCAATTTCTAACCTCCACCAGCGGAGCGGGCAGCAACTGCCTGCAATTCATCCTGCCGACAGAGCAGCATTGCAACAGCCTTATTAGCTGGCGCAGGAGAGCGGCGTTTGGTGTAATAAGGACCAGGTTTGGCTTCTTTCTCACCCCTCAGTCATTTCCTACCCTCCACCCTGGGCTGGTGACCCTGCTGACCTGTCCTCCCTGAGAGCAGCCTTGGTTTTTCTGACATCTTTGTGTCGCTCTGTGCTGAGGCTGCTCTTTGAATCTATCAGCTGGCTCGTGCACAAGCCAACCTTTCCCCAACTCCAGGCTGTGCCTCAAGCCCTGCTGGAGGTGAGGAGCTCACATCAGAGGGGTTGGACGTTGGGTGGATGGCTGCAGGCATCATGCATCCGTCTTGCTCCTCtgagatgcccaggaagagcagAAGCTGCAGTGCCTGGAGATGAAGCGAGTCCCACAGCGCTCGATGAGGGAGCTGGATGCCCACCATGGAGAAGGATGGAGGTGGAGCCCACCTCTTCTTGCAGAAGGTTGCTTTCCCAGCCTCACCGTGGAAGATGATGCCTTTTGCCTTGGGCTTAACTGGGAGCATCAGCTCCACCAGCAAAGGCGTGGGAACAGCGTGTTTGTCCCCGTTTTCTCAGCCACGCTTTCCAGAAGCTGGTGGCCGGGTGTAAGCACTCCCCACCTGCCGTCCTCGCACACCCCCATGGTCCAGCACGTCTTGTTGCCACCTCTACCTTCCAGCAGTGCTGGACCTGCAGGCACCAAAGCCCTCCGAGCTCCTGGGGACAACCTGCTTCTCCTCGCCCAGTCTCATGGTTTGCAGGTCCAGGGACAAGAGCAGGTAGGTGTGCGCTGGGCCACGGTCCAGAGTCAGTCACTGGCGACAGAAGGACAGCATCACCGGCTGTCACCGAACCCCGTGACCCCATTCAGGGCGCTCGCCCATGATGGGTGTTGCAGGAGGGCGGTGAGTCAAGCGCCCCGGGGCTGGCTCCACGGCGCTCTTGCATTAGAGCCGAGGAGACAGGAATTTCCCACGCGCTGAGCCCGTGGCAGCCAgccccgaccccggccccgggGATGCAGGAGGGGAAGCCGGGAGTCCGGGCAGCCACGCTTGCTCCTGTGCCCAACAATGCCGTTAGCTCTCGCCCCTTGCATTACACCCTCGTCCAGACCCCGGCTTTACCCATGGTCTTGCTCGAGGAGGCAGGCATCCAGCCTCTTATTTTTCCACGGTCCAGTGTTTTCTACAAGCAGGGCTGCCCGACACCGAGcttcatccccatcccctcctgccgTCCTCCTCTCCACATCCCCCTAGACTCATTGCccttttccagaatatttttccagGTTTTCCCTCACCCTTGGGACATCATGGGGCTTCTGCAGCTCCATGGGAATTGCTGGTGGGGCTGGACCTTCACGCTCGTGCTCCTAGGGGTAACACAGCTTGTGGAGGTTACCGGCTTGTGGGTTGTGGAGGTGCATGGACCGTGCCGAGCTCCCCAACGGGATGCTCTTCACAGCCTGCACCGGGAAAACCAGACAAGGGTTAACTTTTCCACTCAAGTGGAGATTTCTCCAGCCAAGCCAGCCGGCCGGACCAGCATCCCACCTGCAGCTGAGGAAGGGAAAGCCCCGAGACACATCCATCGACCCGGCCAGCCAACCTGCAGACTGAAGGTAATCTGCAGGCCCAGAAACATCTGGAAAATGTGCAACTCTGGTTTAACCCTTCCTTCCCCACACATGAGCTTTTTCGTTTCAGGGCTCCTTTGGTCCTTCAGGGCAAACATCCTGGGAAAGGTGACTGTGGGAGGTGTGGGCTGCCCGATTTGGGTCCAGATGCCAAGGAATTGCCATCGCCTCTCTGCTTTGCCCTGGCTTGCCTGGACACGCACGCTGCTGGGATCATGCATGGGGCTGGAGTTAGAAACCTGGGAGATGCCAGGTGTCAAAACCTGCTCCCCATCGAGCACAGCCACCCGCTCGCTGCCTTGCAGAGAACCAGAAAGCCAAGCTTTGCACTGGGGGGGACCCGGGGGTCCTGGGATGGATGTGGTGCTGCGAGCTGCAAGGAACCCGCATCCCATCTCGTAGCTGGCTGCATCGCTTGAAACGTTATTTAGGTGTGATGGGGACTTTTATTTTAAGCAACCCATTCATCTGCATGGCGAGATTGAAAAGAGCAATTAATGCAGCGGTGCTCTGGTCCCTTGTAGCCCAGTCGTACTTGGGGCAAGGCTGGGGGGGGCTTTGGCTTGCGGCTCCGTGCTGTGGCTCCATGGTGTCCCGGCTGGGGCACAGACCTGCCAGGGGCTGCGAGCCTCCCCCGCGCTGGTACCCTGCAAATGTGGGAGCTTTTAGGGGCTGCGATCTCCCCTGAACCCCGTAGCTTCATCCAGGCCTGCTCAGAGTGTTGGGAAGGTCATTGCTAAAACTGCTCCGTGCGCGTACAGAGATGCTctggggggagggatgggggtcCTCACCCCTGGGGTCTGTCAGCTCTGCCTCCTTCAGAGACATCTCCCCCAAACCCCTGCTCGTAGCCCAGCAGCAACTGGTCATGGGTTGGGAACGGCCAGAGCAGGTCACCATCTCCATCACAAGGCCACCACAGCTTCCTTCCATGACGGGTGCTGTCCTGCCTCCGCGCCATGGCTGTACGTGGCTATTCCTGCCCCCATCTATGtgggggaaaccgaggcacggaGAAGGCTGTGATTAGCTCAAGGTTTGGCAGCATGGGCTGGTTTAAGCCCCAACAGTACTGGGGGGGATCAAGATACTTTCCCCATGGCTGCTGGGGTCGTGCAGGTCCCAGAGGCGGGGACAGGGGACGCAGCCAGCACCTCCCATGGGACACACAGGACAGAAGGAAGGGCAAGTCCCCTCTAGGGCTGCCCCCAGGATCcgtggggcagcacagcagcacgAGCCAGACCCTGAGCTCAGCCTGGGTGTCTGCATGCCGATGGAGACAGACGTGGTGTTCCCTGCTCATAGGGATGCTCTGGCTTGAGTCCCTCCAGGAGGAAGGGGCATCTTCCAGCCCGGCACCTCCAGGGCGGGCAGCGTCG
The sequence above is a segment of the Aptenodytes patagonicus chromosome 27, bAptPat1.pri.cur, whole genome shotgun sequence genome. Coding sequences within it:
- the ENDOU gene encoding uridylate-specific endoribonuclease; its protein translation is MKTWILLVGAGIALGCVSGNLYTAPDSCKGRCEEPYSKEDECHCNAECERYRNCCEDYYRHCRPGGEWAEEAARARVGFSSSRDAIADEDLLHISEQLYKADHNKARPTDIAINPQYQASPDETGDQEDRSPQPLYKYVNEELFSKPTYASFIKLLDNYQRVTGREEDVTAEELREQDNFLKEVMKTELMKKLFAFLHKKNRYGSEQEFVADLKEMWFGLYSRGDGEQDSSGFEHIFSGEVKKGKVSGFHNWIRFYLLEKQGIVNYFSHNFNGPWDTYPDVLGLQFSWDGFYKEVGSAFIGCSPEFEFGLYTLCFIARPGRACHLSLGGYSLSIQTYAWTKTTYGNGKKYIATAYVISP